A stretch of Melospiza georgiana isolate bMelGeo1 unplaced genomic scaffold, bMelGeo1.pri scaffold_29, whole genome shotgun sequence DNA encodes these proteins:
- the LOC131096453 gene encoding olfactory receptor 14A16-like, whose product MSNSSSIRHFLLLALADTRQLQLLHFCLLLGISLAALLGNSLIISAVACDHHLHTPMFFFLLNLALSDLGCICTTVPKAMHNSLWDTRDISYTGCAAQVFMIFFFLATEICLLTIMCYDRYVSICKPLHYATLLGSRACAHMAAAAWASGFLNALLHTANTFSLPLCNGNALGQFFCEIPQILKLSCCKSYLREFGLLAVSVCLSFGCFVFVVFSYVQIFRAVLRIPSEQGRHKAFSTCLPHLAVVSLFYSTGTFAYLKPPSMSSPSLDLALSVLYSVVPPALNPLIYSLRNRELKAAVWRLRTGWFQEH is encoded by the coding sequence atgtccaacagcagctccatcaggcacttcctcctgctggcattggcagacacgcggcagctgcagctcctgcacttctgcctcttgctgggcatctccctggctgccctcctgggcaacagcctcatcatcagcgccgtagcctgtgaccaccacctgcacacacccatgttcttcttcctgctcaacctggccctcagtgacctgggctgcatctgcaccactgtccccaaagccatgcacaattccctctgggacaccagggacatctcctacactggatgtgcAGCCCAAgtctttatgatttttttttttcttgcaacagAGATTtgcctcctgaccatcatgtgctatgaccgctatgtatccatctgcaaacccctgcactacgcgaccctcctgggcagcagagcttgtgcccacatggcagcagctgcctgggccagtggctttctcaatgctctgctgcacacagccaatacattttccctgcccctgtgcaatggcaatgccctgggccagttcttctgtgaaatcccacagatcctcaaacTCTCCTGCTGCAAATCCTACCTTAGGGAATTTGGGCTGCTTGCTGTCAGTGTCTGTTTAtcatttggttgttttgtgttcgttgttttctcctatgtgcagatcttcagagCTGTtctgaggatcccctctgagcagggacggcacaaagccttttccacctgcctccctcacctggccgtgGTCTCTCTTTTCTATAGCACTGGCACAtttgcctacctgaagcccccctccatgtcctccccatccctggatctggccctgtcagttctgtactcggtggtgcctccagccctgaaccccctcatctacagcctgaggaaccgGGAGCTCAAGGCTGCCGTGTGGAGACTGAGGACTGGATGGtttcaggaacattaa